Proteins encoded within one genomic window of Lactococcus garvieae:
- a CDS encoding Gfo/Idh/MocA family protein, whose amino-acid sequence MLKLGIVGTGWISGSFVEAAYLTKKYSLEAVYSRNLESAVSFTEDFDDVELYDSLDDFFKHDLDIIYIASPNAIHFEQAKAAILAGKNVIVEKPAFSNPQELAEIITLADKHKVLFFEAARNIHEKAFETINLFLADKKIVGADFTYSKYSSKMPALLAGKIPNKFNSKFSGGLLADLGVYLLYAAVYWFDKPQSACYDAVILPSGVDLSGVGSLNYGDFKVAIKCAGNLNSYLTSEIYTDEGTLILDGVNAITSAKFIRFDGSKEVIKITPPKHSLYDEALHFAEIIETISTPAAYSLYKDLHHLAQDVSETSYMMRQSAGIVFEADKK is encoded by the coding sequence ATGCTTAAACTTGGAATTGTTGGTACAGGATGGATTAGTGGATCATTTGTAGAAGCTGCCTACCTTACAAAAAAATATAGTCTTGAAGCTGTTTATTCGCGTAATCTCGAAAGTGCAGTATCATTTACTGAGGACTTCGACGATGTGGAGCTTTATGATAGTTTAGATGATTTCTTCAAACATGATTTGGATATCATCTACATTGCTAGTCCTAATGCTATACATTTTGAGCAAGCAAAAGCAGCTATTTTAGCTGGAAAAAATGTGATTGTTGAGAAGCCTGCCTTTTCTAATCCACAAGAGTTAGCTGAAATTATTACATTAGCAGATAAGCATAAAGTTCTCTTTTTCGAAGCTGCGCGTAATATTCATGAAAAAGCTTTTGAAACAATTAATCTCTTCTTAGCAGATAAAAAAATAGTTGGGGCAGATTTTACTTATTCAAAATATTCTTCAAAAATGCCTGCACTCCTAGCTGGAAAAATCCCGAATAAATTCAACAGTAAATTCTCTGGTGGTTTACTTGCCGACTTAGGTGTTTACTTACTCTACGCAGCTGTTTACTGGTTTGATAAACCACAATCTGCCTGCTATGATGCAGTCATCTTACCGAGTGGCGTAGATTTATCTGGTGTTGGTAGCTTAAACTATGGTGACTTTAAAGTTGCAATAAAATGTGCGGGGAATTTGAATAGCTACCTCACAAGTGAAATTTATACAGATGAAGGAACACTGATTTTGGACGGCGTGAATGCCATTACTTCTGCTAAATTTATTCGATTTGATGGCAGCAAAGAAGTGATTAAGATTACACCTCCAAAACATTCACTTTATGATGAAGCACTTCATTTTGCGGAAATCATTGAAACAATTTCTACTCCTGCAGCCTATTCGCTCTATAAAGACTTACATCACTTGGCTCAAGATGTCTCTGAAACAAGCTACATGATGCGCCAAAGTGCGGGTATCGTCTTTGAAGCAGATAAAAAATAA
- a CDS encoding oleate hydratase, with translation MRYTNGNYEAFVRPRKPQNADKKSAYIVGAGLAGLAAAVFLIRDGQVAGNRIHILEELSLSGGSLDGSFIPHDGFVTRGGREMENHFECLWDLFRSIPSLEVEDASVLDEFYYLDIDDPNSSNCRLIENRGERVADDGKFTLSRQAQDEIVKLFMAKEETLVGKKIEDVFGEEFFESNFWLYWCSMFAFEKWHSAIEMRRYIMRFIHHIKGLPDFTALKFTKYNQYESLVKPLLSFLKNQGVIFQYEAQVENIEVDFSNNKKVAKKIIFADGKTQELSEDDLVFVTNGSITESSTQGSPTEAAPVNKDLGGAWKLWKNLAAQSQEFGRPEVFCDTIPDESWFVSATVTWKNLKIQPYLKKLTHRDLRTGKVVTGGIITIKDSNWLMSFATHRQPHFKEQKDNETVTWVYGLLSKTPGNYIKKPIEECTGEEITQELLYHLGMPEEEIQTFVKENTHTIPVYMPFITSYFMLREPGDRPQVIPENSVNLAFIGNFAETERDTVFTTEYSVRTAMEAVYQFLNVERGVPEVFASAYDLRTLASSVYYLSDRKKLLDADLPLLKKESLKFGLKKLKGSYLEDLLKDAGLI, from the coding sequence ATGCGTTACACAAATGGAAACTATGAGGCTTTTGTTCGACCTAGAAAACCCCAAAATGCAGATAAGAAGTCTGCTTATATTGTAGGTGCAGGCCTTGCTGGACTAGCTGCTGCGGTCTTCCTTATCCGAGACGGTCAGGTGGCAGGAAATAGAATTCATATTCTAGAGGAGCTCTCTCTTTCTGGCGGTTCTTTGGATGGATCTTTTATTCCTCATGATGGCTTTGTCACTCGGGGCGGTCGTGAGATGGAAAATCATTTTGAATGTCTATGGGATCTTTTTCGATCTATACCAAGCTTAGAAGTGGAAGATGCTTCAGTGTTGGATGAATTCTATTATTTAGATATTGATGATCCTAATTCATCAAACTGCCGACTTATCGAAAATCGTGGAGAACGAGTGGCTGATGATGGTAAATTTACTCTAAGCAGACAAGCTCAGGATGAAATTGTCAAACTTTTCATGGCTAAAGAAGAAACTTTGGTAGGAAAAAAAATAGAGGATGTCTTTGGTGAAGAATTTTTTGAATCAAACTTTTGGCTTTACTGGTGTTCAATGTTTGCTTTTGAAAAATGGCATTCAGCTATTGAAATGCGTCGTTACATCATGCGCTTTATCCATCATATCAAAGGGCTTCCAGACTTTACAGCCTTGAAATTTACAAAATATAATCAATACGAATCTTTAGTAAAACCATTACTTTCATTTCTAAAAAATCAAGGAGTGATTTTCCAATACGAAGCACAAGTAGAAAATATTGAAGTTGATTTTTCTAATAATAAAAAAGTAGCCAAGAAAATTATATTCGCAGATGGTAAGACACAAGAACTCTCAGAAGATGATTTAGTCTTTGTCACAAACGGTTCGATTACTGAAAGTTCAACACAAGGTAGTCCAACCGAAGCGGCACCTGTTAATAAAGATCTGGGTGGGGCTTGGAAATTGTGGAAGAATCTTGCAGCACAATCTCAAGAATTTGGTAGACCAGAAGTTTTCTGCGACACTATCCCCGATGAAAGCTGGTTTGTTTCAGCAACGGTAACTTGGAAAAATCTTAAAATACAACCATATTTAAAAAAACTTACACACCGTGACTTGCGAACAGGAAAAGTAGTTACTGGAGGAATCATCACAATTAAGGATTCTAACTGGTTGATGAGTTTCGCTACACACCGTCAACCACATTTTAAAGAACAAAAAGATAATGAAACTGTAACCTGGGTTTATGGACTCTTGTCGAAGACTCCCGGGAATTATATTAAGAAGCCTATCGAAGAGTGTACAGGTGAAGAAATCACGCAAGAGCTTCTTTATCATTTGGGAATGCCTGAAGAAGAAATCCAAACTTTTGTTAAGGAAAACACGCACACAATTCCCGTTTATATGCCGTTTATTACTTCTTACTTCATGCTACGTGAACCTGGGGACCGTCCGCAAGTTATTCCTGAAAATTCAGTTAACTTGGCCTTTATTGGGAATTTTGCTGAAACAGAAAGAGATACAGTATTTACAACAGAATACTCAGTACGTACAGCTATGGAAGCTGTCTACCAATTTTTAAATGTGGAACGTGGTGTCCCCGAAGTGTTCGCCTCAGCGTATGACTTGCGAACTTTAGCAAGCTCTGTTTATTATTTATCAGATCGGAAAAAATTATTAGACGCAGACCTACCACTCCTCAAAAAAGAATCTTTGAAATTTGGCTTGAAGAAACTAAAAGGAAGCTATCTAGAAGATTTGCTGAAGGATGCGGGTTTGATTTAA
- the udk gene encoding uridine kinase — translation MKKPLIIGVTGGSASGKTSVSQAILSMFKDENIAMIEHDSYYKDQSQLTFEERTKTNYDHPLAFDTDYLIAQLKELQNGRAVDIPTYDYANHTRSEKTYRQEPVDVLIVEGILVLENEKLRNLMDIKVFVDTDDDVRILRRIRRDIEERGRTLDSVITQYMDAVKPMYHQFIEPTKRYADVIIPEGVSNTVGVDILTTKIASILHGE, via the coding sequence TTGAAAAAACCATTGATTATCGGTGTAACAGGTGGCTCAGCCAGCGGGAAAACCAGTGTATCTCAGGCTATTTTGTCTATGTTTAAAGATGAAAACATCGCCATGATTGAGCATGACAGTTACTATAAAGATCAATCACAACTCACATTTGAAGAACGCACAAAAACCAACTATGATCATCCCCTCGCTTTTGATACAGACTATCTCATCGCTCAACTGAAGGAGTTGCAAAATGGTCGTGCTGTTGACATTCCAACTTATGATTATGCTAATCACACACGAAGCGAAAAAACTTATCGTCAAGAACCTGTGGATGTTTTGATTGTCGAAGGAATCTTGGTTCTAGAAAATGAAAAACTGCGTAACTTAATGGATATCAAAGTTTTTGTTGATACGGACGATGATGTGCGTATCTTAAGACGTATTCGTCGTGATATCGAAGAACGAGGGCGCACTTTGGATTCAGTAATTACGCAATACATGGATGCTGTTAAACCAATGTATCATCAATTTATTGAACCAACAAAGCGTTATGCTGATGTTATTATTCCTGAAGGTGTATCCAATACTGTTGGTGTGGATATCTTGACAACGAAAATAGCCAGCATTCTTCACGGAGAATAA